In one Modestobacter sp. L9-4 genomic region, the following are encoded:
- a CDS encoding ferritin, translating to MAADAFIDLLNAQIGHEFAAHQQYVAIAVYFDDLTMPQTAQLFFDQAGEERDHAMMMVRYLLDADASVQVPGIAAPINGFPDVVAPVALALEQEKRVTEQINQLTAVARQHNDFASDQFMQWFIKEQVEEVSKMSDLLAIVKRSTHDLETIEDYVLREVRPEGADPMAPSIAGAKD from the coding sequence ATGGCCGCCGACGCCTTCATCGACCTGCTCAACGCCCAGATCGGCCACGAGTTCGCCGCCCACCAGCAGTACGTGGCGATCGCCGTCTACTTCGACGACCTGACCATGCCGCAGACCGCGCAGCTGTTCTTCGACCAGGCCGGCGAGGAGCGCGACCACGCGATGATGATGGTGCGCTACCTGCTCGACGCCGACGCCTCGGTGCAGGTCCCCGGCATCGCCGCCCCGATCAACGGCTTCCCCGACGTGGTCGCCCCGGTCGCCCTGGCCCTGGAGCAGGAGAAGCGGGTCACCGAGCAGATCAACCAGCTCACCGCGGTCGCCCGCCAGCACAACGACTTCGCCTCCGACCAGTTCATGCAGTGGTTCATCAAGGAGCAGGTCGAGGAGGTCAGCAAGATGAGCGACCTGCTGGCCATCGTGAAGCGCTCCACGCACGACCTGGAGACGATCGAGGACTACGTGCTGCGCGAGGTCCGCCCCGAGGGTGCCGACCCGATGGCCCCCTCGATCGCCGGCGCCAAGGACTGA
- a CDS encoding NADPH:quinone reductase translates to MRAITYTQPGGPDVLQLVDRDTPEPGPGEVLVRLAFSGVNPTDWKSRSGSRPGPGGQVPDQDGAGTVEAVGQGVDPALVGERVWIWEAAWQRPHGTAAEYTVVPARQTVLLGADASFELGAALGIPFLTAHRCLTVAESLPDRLSPGSLNGRTVLVQGGAGAVGNAAIQLARWADATVIATVSSPRKAQLAAAAGASHVIDYKRQDVVAEVRKIVPHGVDAIVEVAPAANAAIDAEVIAPHGAIAIYANDGGDEVTIPIRTQMGPNARWQFVLVYTEPTRAKDVGVEDVNAAVLDGAVRVGEDAGLPLHVFPLADTAAAHQAVEDGVTGKVLVDVTA, encoded by the coding sequence GTGCGAGCGATCACCTACACCCAGCCCGGCGGTCCCGACGTCCTGCAGCTCGTCGACCGCGACACCCCCGAACCCGGACCCGGTGAGGTGCTGGTCCGCCTGGCCTTCTCGGGCGTGAACCCCACCGACTGGAAGTCCCGCAGCGGGAGCCGGCCCGGCCCCGGCGGCCAGGTCCCCGACCAGGACGGCGCCGGCACGGTCGAGGCCGTCGGCCAGGGCGTCGACCCGGCCCTCGTCGGTGAGCGTGTCTGGATCTGGGAGGCCGCCTGGCAGCGTCCCCACGGGACCGCCGCCGAGTACACCGTCGTCCCGGCCCGGCAGACCGTCCTCCTCGGTGCCGACGCCTCCTTCGAGCTCGGCGCCGCGCTCGGCATCCCGTTCCTCACCGCGCACCGCTGCCTCACCGTCGCGGAGTCCCTCCCCGACCGCCTCTCCCCCGGCTCGCTGAACGGCCGCACCGTGCTCGTGCAAGGTGGCGCCGGCGCCGTCGGCAACGCCGCCATCCAGCTCGCCCGCTGGGCCGACGCCACCGTCATCGCCACGGTGAGCAGCCCGCGCAAGGCCCAGCTGGCCGCCGCGGCCGGCGCGAGCCACGTCATCGACTACAAGCGACAGGACGTCGTCGCCGAGGTGCGCAAGATCGTGCCGCACGGCGTCGACGCGATCGTCGAGGTCGCCCCGGCGGCGAACGCCGCGATCGACGCGGAGGTCATCGCCCCGCACGGCGCGATCGCCATCTACGCCAACGACGGCGGTGACGAGGTCACCATCCCGATCCGCACCCAGATGGGGCCCAACGCCCGCTGGCAGTTCGTGCTCGTCTACACCGAGCCCACCCGGGCCAAGGACGTCGGCGTCGAGGACGTCAACGCCGCGGTGCTCGACGGCGCCGTCCGGGTCGGTGAGGACGCCGGGCTCCCGCTGCACGTCTTCCCGCTGGCCGACACCGCCGCGGCCCACCAGGCCGTCGAGGACGGCGTCACCGGCAAGGTGCTCGTCGACGTCACCGCCTGA
- a CDS encoding WhiB family transcriptional regulator: MADVYDAGFGSVDAVEEGGWQERALCAETDPEAFFPEKGGSTREAKKICTGCEVRNDCLEYALANDERFGIWGGLSERERRRLRRRVG, from the coding sequence ATGGCCGACGTCTACGACGCCGGCTTCGGCTCCGTCGACGCCGTCGAGGAGGGTGGCTGGCAGGAGCGCGCACTGTGCGCCGAGACCGACCCCGAGGCCTTCTTCCCGGAGAAGGGCGGCTCGACCCGCGAGGCGAAGAAGATCTGCACCGGCTGCGAGGTCCGCAACGACTGCCTCGAGTACGCGCTGGCCAACGACGAGCGCTTCGGCATCTGGGGCGGCCTGTCCGAGCGCGAGCGTCGTCGCCTGCGTCGCCGCGTCGGCTGA
- a CDS encoding DUF885 domain-containing protein codes for MSEPARPPSQLDLLADRVVEDYAAAVPEVATYIGVPGHDDRWSDLTPEGHGAHAQLLRAAIGMAGRIQPVDHREEVARAAMTERLGAELGLYEAGWAQAALNSVQSPLSEFRITMSLMPTATEGDWATIARRLAALPRALDGYLAGLTSASSHGRTAAARQVRLAAATARRWAGTPERPGYFTGLAASAPSGSPALARDLTRAAAATSAALLDFAARLETGLLPVAPERDAVGRERYAVESRFHAGIDLDLEETYAWGWEELARIVAEKEAVAERIAPGQGVAGAVAALDADPARQVHGREALQAWLQETADRAIAALDGVHFDVPAPVRRIEGLLTPTSGEGVFYTGPTEDFSRPGRMWWSLPEGVTSMTTWRETTTVFHEGAPGHHLQIGQTVHDAARLNRWQRLLAMCSGHAEGWALYSERLMAELGFLDDPGDRLGMLSAQEMRAARVVLDIGLHLDLTIPAGRAAGERWTYDVALAFLRTHLDMEDAMRVDELHRYLGWPGQAPVYKVGERVLLTCREEARQRAGAAFDLKDWHRRVLALGPLGLGPLTAELARS; via the coding sequence GTGAGTGAGCCCGCGCGTCCGCCGTCCCAGCTCGACCTCCTCGCCGACCGCGTCGTCGAGGACTACGCCGCCGCGGTACCGGAGGTGGCCACCTACATCGGGGTCCCCGGGCACGACGACCGCTGGTCCGACCTGACGCCGGAGGGGCACGGGGCGCACGCCCAGCTGCTGCGCGCGGCGATCGGCATGGCCGGGCGGATCCAGCCCGTCGACCACCGCGAGGAGGTCGCCCGCGCGGCGATGACCGAGCGGCTCGGTGCCGAACTGGGGCTCTACGAGGCGGGCTGGGCGCAGGCGGCACTCAACAGCGTGCAGAGCCCGCTGTCGGAGTTCCGCATCACGATGAGCCTGATGCCCACCGCCACCGAGGGCGACTGGGCGACGATCGCCCGCCGGCTGGCCGCCCTCCCCCGCGCACTCGACGGCTACCTCGCCGGCCTCACCTCGGCGTCGTCGCACGGGCGCACGGCCGCCGCCCGGCAGGTCCGGCTGGCCGCCGCCACGGCCCGCCGCTGGGCCGGCACCCCCGAGCGCCCCGGGTACTTCACCGGGCTGGCCGCCTCGGCGCCGTCCGGGTCGCCCGCCCTGGCCCGGGACCTCACCCGGGCGGCCGCGGCCACCTCGGCCGCCCTCCTGGACTTCGCGGCCCGGCTGGAGACCGGGCTGCTGCCGGTGGCACCCGAGCGGGACGCGGTCGGCCGGGAGCGCTACGCCGTCGAGTCCCGCTTCCACGCCGGCATCGACCTCGACCTGGAGGAGACCTACGCCTGGGGCTGGGAGGAGCTGGCCCGGATCGTGGCCGAGAAGGAGGCGGTCGCCGAGCGGATCGCCCCCGGGCAGGGCGTGGCCGGCGCGGTCGCCGCGCTGGACGCCGACCCGGCCCGCCAGGTGCACGGCCGCGAGGCGCTGCAGGCGTGGCTGCAGGAGACCGCCGACCGGGCGATCGCCGCCCTCGACGGCGTGCACTTCGACGTCCCCGCCCCGGTCCGGCGGATCGAGGGCCTGCTGACCCCGACCTCCGGCGAGGGCGTGTTCTACACCGGCCCCACCGAGGACTTCAGCCGCCCGGGCCGGATGTGGTGGTCACTGCCCGAGGGCGTCACCTCCATGACCACCTGGCGGGAGACGACCACCGTCTTCCACGAGGGCGCCCCGGGGCACCACCTGCAGATCGGTCAGACGGTGCACGACGCCGCGCGGCTCAACCGGTGGCAGCGGCTGCTGGCGATGTGCTCCGGGCACGCCGAGGGCTGGGCGCTGTACTCCGAGCGGCTGATGGCCGAGCTGGGCTTCCTCGACGACCCGGGCGACCGGCTGGGCATGCTCAGCGCCCAGGAGATGCGCGCGGCCCGCGTCGTCCTCGACATCGGTCTGCACCTGGACCTGACCATCCCGGCCGGCCGGGCCGCCGGTGAGCGCTGGACCTACGACGTCGCACTGGCCTTCCTCCGCACGCACCTGGACATGGAGGACGCCATGCGCGTCGACGAGCTGCACCGCTACCTCGGCTGGCCCGGCCAGGCTCCGGTCTACAAGGTCGGCGAGCGGGTCCTGCTCACCTGCCGCGAGGAGGCCCGGCAGCGCGCCGGCGCCGCCTTCGACCTCAAGGACTGGCACCGCCGGGTGCTCGCCCTCGGCCCGCTGGGGCTCGGTCCGCTGACCGCGGAGCTCGCCCGCTCCTGA
- a CDS encoding YitT family protein encodes MHLVEPLPPDRRPTRLLLLLAGLVLYGFSSGLMLQAGLGQMPWAVLHQGLSRTFGLSIGTWTIAVGALVLLAWVPLRLRPGVGTLANVLVLGLALDATLALVPAPTGLALRVPLLLVGIVLNGVATGAYIGAGLGAGPRDGLSTGLAARGASLRVVRTSIELGVLAIGWALGGNVGVGTVLYAATIGVLTHATIPALRLRDRVPAPS; translated from the coding sequence GTGCACCTGGTCGAGCCCCTGCCCCCGGACCGCCGCCCCACCCGCCTGCTCCTGCTGCTGGCCGGGCTCGTGCTCTACGGGTTCAGCTCCGGGCTGATGCTCCAGGCCGGGCTCGGGCAGATGCCGTGGGCGGTGCTGCACCAGGGCCTGTCCCGCACCTTCGGCCTGTCCATCGGCACCTGGACCATCGCCGTCGGCGCACTGGTCCTGCTCGCCTGGGTGCCGCTGCGGCTGCGCCCGGGCGTCGGCACGCTGGCCAACGTGCTCGTGCTGGGTCTGGCACTGGACGCGACGCTCGCGCTGGTGCCGGCGCCCACCGGCCTGGCGCTGCGCGTCCCGCTGCTCCTGGTGGGCATCGTGCTCAACGGGGTCGCCACCGGCGCCTACATCGGGGCCGGGCTGGGCGCCGGGCCGCGCGACGGGCTGAGCACCGGACTGGCGGCCCGCGGGGCGTCGCTGCGCGTGGTGCGCACCTCGATCGAACTCGGCGTGCTGGCGATCGGCTGGGCGCTCGGCGGCAACGTGGGGGTCGGCACCGTGCTCTACGCGGCCACCATCGGCGTGCTCACCCACGCGACCATCCCGGCCCTGCGACTGCGGGACCGGGTGCCCGCGCCCTCCTGA
- a CDS encoding PLP-dependent aminotransferase family protein: MVTDRLAELLDPWLTEGPAYHAVAAGIRGLALDGRLALGTRVPSERSLAAALRLSRTTVTAAYDVLRAEGYLVSAGGAGSRVTLPASAPVRPDADPGEPAVVRDLTVAATPAPAQLVDAVAQAAADLRPLLAGHGLHPYGLPALRTAVAAHLTRRGLPTVAEQVMVTNGALAGWDLLLRTVTRPGQRALVEQPTYPAALDAVAAAHLRPVRLPVTAEGWEQPAGGADVALLTPDGQNPTGLLADDRQRRALLAAVDAPVVAADETFTDLVLDGVPATPLAALDGRVVTLGSMSKAFWSGLRVGWVRADPPLLARLAQARGTVDLSSPVLEQLVAVRLLAVADEVLADRIGWLTAARDALLAALADQLPDWRVTRPQAGAMLWVQLPGGSSTRLAGHALDLGLRITPGPRFTVDGTADRWLRLPLSVPPETVGEVVGVLREAWSRTAAGAVSGRTAPRWTA, translated from the coding sequence GTGGTCACCGACCGACTCGCCGAGCTGCTCGACCCCTGGCTGACCGAGGGCCCGGCGTACCACGCCGTGGCGGCCGGCATCCGTGGTCTGGCGCTCGACGGCCGGCTGGCCCTGGGCACCCGGGTGCCCAGCGAGCGCAGCCTGGCCGCCGCGCTGCGGCTGAGCCGCACCACCGTCACCGCCGCCTACGACGTGCTGCGCGCCGAGGGCTACCTGGTCAGCGCGGGCGGGGCGGGCAGTCGGGTCACCCTGCCGGCGTCCGCGCCGGTGCGACCGGACGCCGACCCGGGGGAGCCGGCCGTCGTCCGGGACCTGACCGTGGCCGCGACGCCCGCGCCCGCCCAGCTCGTCGACGCGGTGGCGCAGGCCGCCGCCGACCTGCGGCCACTGCTGGCCGGGCACGGGCTGCACCCCTACGGGCTCCCCGCGCTGCGCACCGCGGTGGCCGCGCACCTCACCCGCCGGGGCCTGCCGACGGTCGCGGAGCAGGTGATGGTCACCAACGGGGCGCTGGCCGGCTGGGACCTGCTGCTGCGCACCGTGACCCGGCCGGGCCAGCGAGCGCTGGTCGAGCAGCCCACCTACCCGGCCGCGCTGGACGCGGTGGCCGCCGCGCACCTGCGCCCGGTGCGGCTGCCGGTGACCGCCGAGGGCTGGGAGCAGCCCGCAGGCGGGGCCGACGTCGCACTGCTCACCCCGGACGGGCAAAACCCGACCGGGCTGCTCGCCGACGACCGGCAGCGGCGCGCACTGCTCGCGGCGGTCGACGCCCCGGTGGTCGCCGCCGACGAGACGTTCACCGACCTGGTGCTCGACGGCGTCCCGGCCACACCGCTGGCGGCCCTCGACGGCCGGGTGGTCACCCTCGGGTCGATGAGCAAGGCCTTCTGGTCGGGCCTGCGGGTGGGCTGGGTGCGCGCCGACCCGCCGCTGCTGGCCCGGCTCGCCCAGGCGCGCGGGACGGTCGACCTGAGCAGCCCGGTGCTCGAGCAGCTGGTCGCCGTCCGCTTGCTCGCCGTCGCCGACGAGGTGCTGGCCGACCGCATCGGGTGGCTGACCGCGGCCCGCGACGCGCTGCTGGCCGCTCTCGCCGACCAGCTGCCCGACTGGCGCGTCACCCGCCCGCAGGCCGGCGCGATGCTCTGGGTGCAGCTGCCCGGTGGGAGCTCCACCCGGCTGGCCGGGCACGCCCTCGACCTCGGGCTGCGGATCACGCCCGGGCCGCGGTTCACCGTCGACGGCACCGCCGACCGCTGGCTGCGGCTGCCGCTGTCGGTGCCCCCGGAGACGGTCGGTGAGGTGGTGGGGGTGCTGCGCGAGGCCTGGTCGCGGACGGCCGCGGGTGCGGTGTCCGGCCGCACCGCACCGCGCTGGACGGCGTGA